Proteins co-encoded in one Leptospira inadai serovar Lyme str. 10 genomic window:
- a CDS encoding 7TM diverse intracellular signaling domain-containing protein: MEIGKRSILFRSLVFLLSFHALPVLAFDTSKIPSNGIPLSSHSEVWEDTSRSTPYPQVLEIAEFQPISSPSFGYSSSTYWFSIPVENSSNETLSWILEIQYAYLDKIEVYQASGNSQPIYRAGDSLSFKERPIFYRFPSFPFEIPAHSKDRILIRIETTSAVNFAAFAYKRQDFFSKVNSEQILQGLYFGAILVMVLYNLFLFLSTKEKIYFAFSAYVAAGIFVQWVLYGYASQFFWPGATTWASRCITSFTFLSVATAADFIRTYFDTKRRHPRFNILILGIVYSSAFLALAGYFLPVRVGLALYFPIAFLGLICLFSVGFQNLSRNLRYASFFLGAWFALIIGTFLYLLKFSGILPHTIGIANWGVEIGSVFHVLLIAMSLADRVNELSINLTNKVGDLNDAKHAIEQSEMRFRNLFEGAEELLLTLDQEGKIQDANRTLSRLTGHRPAEVKGKSLLDLIYSPEGPEGSLNLFLAKEKLEEHLKLRKTVEFHSEFSQKYVMEPKPVKIRLQSFDAEGKRMVLGKVSEISEDILSRFLQSESMNFTVNNYLRNADILSRQLTSNLTQFVGSEVVTAVRICLREVLINAIEHGNLGISFDEKTDAMKSGNYMEFIQKRQKEVFYGARSVKVAYSLNSKRIGFEIYDEGDGFDFKKILNLDGEKLNEQSYTHGRGIMMTRKVFDVVKFNDKGNKVLLIKYLQKPLKYKREPSSFDI; this comes from the coding sequence ATGGAAATTGGAAAACGCTCCATCCTTTTTAGAAGCTTAGTATTCCTACTGTCTTTCCATGCCCTCCCGGTTTTAGCCTTCGACACTTCCAAAATTCCGTCGAACGGGATCCCGCTCAGTAGCCATTCGGAAGTTTGGGAAGATACGAGTCGTTCGACTCCATACCCTCAAGTATTAGAGATTGCTGAATTTCAACCGATTTCTTCCCCCTCCTTCGGTTATAGTTCGTCCACGTATTGGTTTTCGATTCCTGTCGAGAACTCGAGTAACGAAACTCTTTCCTGGATTTTAGAAATTCAATACGCTTATCTGGATAAAATCGAAGTGTACCAAGCTTCGGGGAACTCGCAGCCGATTTATCGTGCAGGAGATTCTCTTTCTTTCAAAGAGAGGCCGATTTTCTACCGGTTTCCAAGTTTTCCTTTCGAAATTCCCGCTCATTCCAAGGATCGAATACTGATTCGGATCGAAACGACTAGCGCGGTAAATTTTGCGGCCTTTGCGTATAAGCGTCAGGATTTTTTTTCCAAAGTGAATTCGGAACAAATTCTGCAAGGCTTATATTTCGGTGCGATCCTGGTTATGGTTCTATATAATCTTTTTCTTTTTCTTTCGACAAAGGAAAAGATTTACTTCGCATTTTCCGCCTATGTAGCCGCCGGCATTTTTGTCCAATGGGTTCTATACGGCTATGCTTCGCAATTTTTTTGGCCCGGCGCTACGACTTGGGCGAGCCGCTGCATCACATCGTTTACTTTTTTGTCGGTCGCAACCGCCGCCGATTTTATTCGAACTTACTTCGATACGAAGAGACGTCATCCCAGATTCAATATTCTGATTTTAGGAATCGTTTATTCTTCCGCCTTTTTGGCGTTAGCTGGATATTTCTTACCGGTTCGAGTCGGGTTGGCCTTATATTTTCCGATCGCTTTTTTGGGATTGATTTGTCTCTTTTCCGTGGGGTTTCAAAATTTATCCAGAAATTTGAGATATGCTTCCTTTTTTCTCGGAGCTTGGTTTGCACTGATCATCGGAACATTCCTATACTTGTTGAAGTTTTCCGGAATACTTCCTCATACGATCGGAATCGCAAATTGGGGAGTTGAAATAGGATCGGTATTCCACGTGTTACTCATCGCGATGTCCCTCGCGGATCGCGTCAACGAGCTTTCCATAAATTTAACGAATAAAGTCGGAGACCTAAACGATGCCAAGCACGCGATAGAGCAATCCGAAATGCGCTTCCGAAATTTATTCGAAGGCGCGGAAGAACTTTTACTTACTTTAGATCAAGAGGGAAAGATACAAGACGCCAATCGAACCCTATCGAGATTGACCGGACATCGTCCCGCCGAAGTCAAGGGAAAGAGCTTATTGGATTTAATCTATTCTCCGGAAGGTCCGGAGGGTTCCTTGAACCTATTCCTGGCAAAGGAAAAACTAGAAGAGCATCTCAAACTCAGAAAGACTGTCGAGTTTCATTCCGAGTTCAGCCAAAAATACGTTATGGAACCTAAACCGGTCAAGATTCGATTACAGTCGTTCGATGCCGAAGGGAAACGGATGGTTTTAGGAAAGGTTTCCGAAATCTCCGAAGATATTCTTTCTAGATTTTTGCAAAGTGAAAGCATGAATTTTACCGTGAACAATTATCTTAGAAACGCGGATATCTTGAGTCGCCAATTAACTTCCAATTTGACTCAATTCGTGGGATCCGAAGTCGTAACGGCGGTTCGCATATGTCTAAGGGAAGTCCTGATCAATGCGATCGAGCACGGAAATCTAGGCATCAGCTTTGACGAGAAGACGGACGCGATGAAATCCGGCAATTACATGGAGTTCATCCAAAAAAGACAGAAAGAAGTGTTCTACGGCGCTAGATCCGTAAAAGTCGCGTATTCGTTAAATTCGAAGCGAATCGGATTCGAAATTTATGACGAAGGGGACGGATTCGACTTTAAGAAAATCCTGAATTTGGACGGCGAAAAACTGAACGAGCAAAGTTATACTCATGGTCGCGGGATTATGATGACCCGGAAAGTGTTCGATGTGGTTAAATTCAACGATAAAGGCAATAAAGTGCTTTTGATCAAATACTTGCAAAAACCCTTAAAATACAAGCGGGAACCTTCCTCCTTCGATATATAA
- a CDS encoding acyl-CoA dehydrogenase family protein, which produces MQSALQFDLPEELLQLRDLARDVVRKEVVPNRMHYDENNEYPKPILQKFKEAGLYQALFDEEHGGLGYGMMGGIILAEEVSWGCLGVNTAFTSTKLGALPIDVGGTKAQKDKWLPLLASGEKTAAFGLSEPNAGSDVPSMTTVAVKKGDRYILNGTKQWISSAGQADIYTVFAMTDKDRGPRGISCFIIEKGTKGFSFGKKEDKLGIRCSETRQLIMEDCEIPEESLLGGKENQGFLHAFKTLILSRPAVAAGAVGVMQGAFDAAIDYARQREQFGTTISSFQAIQHMLADMAIKIEGSRLLTYKAGVYAESMHKDAAKFSAMAKCYASDSAVQVASDAVQIFGGYGYTKEYPVEKYYRDAKILQIYEGTSQIQRNEIAAGLIKDAASKTKKG; this is translated from the coding sequence TTGCAATCAGCCCTACAATTCGATCTTCCGGAAGAACTCTTACAATTACGTGATTTAGCCCGCGACGTCGTACGAAAGGAAGTCGTCCCTAATCGAATGCACTACGACGAAAATAACGAATACCCGAAACCCATTCTACAGAAATTTAAGGAAGCAGGATTGTATCAGGCTCTCTTCGACGAGGAACATGGCGGATTAGGCTATGGCATGATGGGTGGAATCATCCTGGCCGAGGAGGTTTCTTGGGGATGCCTAGGCGTAAATACGGCGTTTACATCCACGAAACTAGGCGCGTTGCCGATCGATGTCGGAGGAACGAAAGCTCAAAAAGACAAATGGCTACCTCTACTAGCATCCGGCGAGAAGACGGCAGCCTTCGGGTTGTCGGAACCGAATGCGGGATCCGATGTCCCATCCATGACGACTGTTGCCGTTAAGAAAGGGGATCGATATATTCTGAACGGAACCAAACAATGGATTAGCAGCGCAGGACAGGCGGACATCTATACCGTTTTTGCGATGACGGACAAGGACCGTGGACCGAGAGGAATTTCCTGCTTTATCATCGAAAAAGGAACAAAGGGTTTTTCTTTCGGGAAGAAAGAAGATAAGCTGGGAATTCGTTGCTCCGAAACTAGACAATTGATTATGGAAGACTGCGAAATTCCGGAGGAAAGCCTTCTAGGTGGAAAGGAAAACCAAGGGTTTTTACACGCATTTAAGACTCTGATTCTATCTCGTCCCGCCGTCGCCGCTGGTGCTGTCGGGGTCATGCAAGGCGCGTTCGACGCGGCTATCGATTACGCTCGTCAACGGGAACAATTCGGTACGACGATTTCATCCTTTCAGGCGATTCAACATATGCTCGCGGATATGGCGATCAAGATAGAAGGATCTCGTTTACTGACTTATAAAGCGGGAGTTTATGCGGAGTCGATGCATAAGGATGCCGCGAAGTTTTCCGCGATGGCAAAATGTTATGCGTCGGATTCCGCCGTGCAAGTCGCTTCCGACGCCGTTCAGATTTTCGGAGGATACGGATATACCAAGGAATATCCGGTAGAAAAGTATTATCGCGACGCGAAGATTCTCCAAATTTATGAAGGAACCAGCCAAATCCAAAGAAATGAAATTGCGGCGGGTTTGATCAAGGACGCAGCGTCGAAAACTAAAAAAGGGTAA